The Priestia megaterium NBRC 15308 = ATCC 14581 region CTTATAAAATCGGATGTGATAATCAGTACAAATAAAATGTAGAGTGAAATAGTACCAAGACCTGTGCTAATTGGTTTGTAATCGGAAGTGAACGGAATTAAAATGTCAGAAATTGAAAAATGAATAGATTGATCCAATGATAAAACAAGTCCGTGAATCATGCCAAATAATAATCCGAACCACCCTGATGATTGATGAACCAGCAAAAGCTGTTTTTTTCGTTTTGGTTTAAAAAATGAAAAGCTGTGAGAAATGCCAGCGGCAACCGATACAAACATGAGCAAATAAGAAGTTAAGCCGGCTGCCCGAATGGTATTCCAAACGGGAAAGTGGGCACTAAATTGCGCGAGGAGAGTAGCCATAATGGTATACCTGACCTTTCACATTTTTTTCGATTAACACTTCGCCTTCTTTTGTAACCGCAATTACCTCTAAAGAAGGGTGATGCATTTTAGCTAATCTTAATCCGGCGTCCCACCCGAGAATAAGCATGCATTTTGCATAGACTTCAGAAACGGTCAAGTCTTCTGAAACAACCGTTACTTGCAGAAGCTCTGATGAACTAGGCTTGCTGATTCTGCCGTCAATAATATGATGGTGAGTGTGTCCGTTTACTTTCCACAATCGCTTGCCCACACTGCTTGTGGCAATGCCGCTGTTGCTCTTTACTTTAATACTCATGAGATTTTTTGATAAATCAAATGGATGAGAGAGCGCAATGGACCAGTGCTTGCTAGCAGGCCCCCACGTTACAATATCACCCCCTCCATCGATTCCACCAAGTGAAGTTCCTTTTTTCTTTAATTGATTCGCCATTTGCTGAATGCTCCAACCTTTTGCGATTCCGCCTAAATCCAGACCGACATTAGAAGCAAGCTGAATACTTCTCATTCCTTTGTGAATCATAATAGGGTTAACAGCATCAAAAGCTGCTATTTCTTGAGGAAGCTGATTGTTAGGCAGTTGTTCAAAACTTTGGTTATATCCTAGAGTTTGAATAGAATGATAAAGAAATGGGTTGAAAATTCCGTTTGTCTCATTGTAATAGTAAGAGGCTGTTTTTACAGCTTCATACAACATTTTTGACGGTAAAAATAATCTTCCGTTCAGCGAATTAAGCTGTGAAAGCTCGCTTGTTGGAAGAAAGCGGCTTAGGGTTTCTTCTACAAGATAACACCAGCTCTCCACTTTTTTGATTACAGGTGTTTCCAGCTGATATACATTAAATTCGGTATTCATCGCTTTAAATGAGTAGCTCATTACATCACATCCTTAAGAAGGTCTTGATTGCATAGAGGGATCATTATTATTCCCCCAGTTATCCTGGCCATTGGAGGAATTATCATTTGACCACTGGTCTTGCTGATTACTCGAATCATCGTCTGACCATTGATCACTTTGCTCATTAGAACGGTCATTTGACCACTGATCTTGCCCGTTAGTTCCATTGTCCGTATTGGAGTCAGGTCCTGAATTTGGAAATAGGTCCGTCTCATCTTCCGTTTGGGTTTGCGATGAATTACTGGCTGATGTATCGTTATTTAGTGCTGTAGCTGTTGAATTTGTTTGATCATATTTTTGAGAAAGTCCTACAAAAGTGGTAAATGCAGCAACGCTCGATAAACCAACCATCCATTTTGTCCATTTATTAGCTGCCATTGATATGCTCCTTTTATCTTTCCTATTTTGCAACTGAACACTGAAGAAAAACTGCAATGGAAGGTAACATACATCGTTCAATTGTTATAGTTCAATATAGACAGAGAAAATGAAAAAATAGTGAAATAGATGTAGGGCGGATTATTTTTGTGGGGGAATTCAGCGAATTATTAGATTAAAAAAAGGTTGTTCTTTTTAGAACAACCTTTTTTTAATCAGCGGTAAATCTTACTAATTGATACGTAATAAACCGTTAACTGCACAAGAGAAAGAAGCAAAAGAACGGCAATGGGATAGAAGCTAAAAGAATTAGGTAGCAGCGGATAAAAAGCTATTAATATAGCACCTATAGGAATAGAAAATAGGAGAAAAACAAAGGCTTTCTTACAAGCTTCTGCTGTTATCATCTTTTCACGTTCATCTTCTTCTGCAAATTCAAAAGGGAACAATAAAGGCGAAACGTTCTTCGTCTTTTTACGCGCGCGGTAGTAAAAAAATGAGACGATTAAAAGCACAATTAAAGAAGCAAAAGACCCTATAGACATAGTAATTTCCCACGGGGGTTCAGGGTGGGTCATAACTTCACTAAATTGAATATTTAGGCTTAAAAAATCATATAAAAACCAACCTACGCACAACAGAGACACTACATTCAACAAATAAGATTTAATAACATTACTCAACATTTTTCTCCTCCTTTTGAAGTGTAAAAACATCTTCCATTTTTAATTGAAAGACATCACAAATTGTTAAACCAAGTAGTAGGGAAGGAACGTAATTTCCCTTTTCAATAGCTGCGATGGTTTGGCGAGTGGCTCCAACTTTTTCAGCTAAATCTCCTTGCGTATATCCATGTTTAGCTCTAAGCTCTTTTACGTGATTAATAAGAGTCAATATGATCCCCCGCTGACTTTTTAATAAATTTGTTAAGTTGATTTAACATTATGTAAAGTTAATTTAACATTAATTGGATTATTTTTCAATGATTAATGGATAAAAAATACAAAAAAAGATCCTAGAAGAGTTCTTCAGGATCTTTTTTGTTAATAAATTTCTTTAATGCCAGACAAACGAATGGAAAAAATGTTTTGTTTTTCATCTCGTAGGGAGAGGGTTTGGTCGGTTAGGTTTAAATTTTGGATTTTTCCTTTGAAGGTTTGAAGCAGGCCATTTTCGTAATAATTCACGGTTACATGTTTGTTTTTCTTTAACGCTTTTAAAATCATTAATTCATCTCCTTTCATGTGTGCATCTGTTATGAAAAGAAAGCTGTAGCTTAAGCATAAGAATTTGGAGAATGCTCAAGGCAGAATTATTATTATACAGCAAGATGAGAATAGTTTGTAGATAAATTGTGAAAAAATGCACAAGTTTGCAGTACGGGTGTTGCAACAGAATACAGTATATGAGGGAAGAAGGGGTTTTATGATAAAAAAGGTGATTTTAGTTTATTTATTTGTGGGTATTAGGTAAACTAGTAGATGAATTTAAAGAATCTATCTATGGTTGTGAAGGCTAGGATTTCATTTAATTTTCATTTTCTATGAGTATAATGATAAAGGTTTTCTATATGTTCTTTGTGAATCTACTCATAAACTAATCGAGAAAGGAAAATCAAAATGAAGCGAATCGTTTCTAAGCCGCTGCACTATTTCATATTAGCCGCTGTTTTAATGTGGATAAAGTCGTATGTGGCTTATAAAACTGAATTTAACTTAGGCGTAAGCGGCGTAATGCAGCAAATGCTGTTGTTCATAAACCCTGTGAGTTCAGTGCTGATTTTTTTAGGAATCGGCTTATTTTTTAAAGGAAAAAAAGCAGGAGCTTGGATCCTTGCAGGCAGTTTCATTATGACGCTGCTGTTATACAGCAACGTTCTCTATTATCGCTTTTTTAACGATTTTGTAACGCTTCCTACACTGTTGCAGACAAGTAATGCAGGAAGTATGGGCGGAAGCATTATGGATTTATTAAAAGCACATGATGTTTTTTATTTTGTTGATTTTATTATTTATTTTTTCTTCTTTTTTAGTAAAAAAATTGACTGGCATAATGAAAAAGTATCGGTTAAGAATGCTGTAACCATTCTTTCTTTAGGATTCATGGTCTTTTCTGTCAACTTAACATTAGCAGAAATTGATCGCCCGCAGCTTCTATCTCGAACTTTTGACCGCAATTATCTAGTAAAGTATTTAGGCGCCTATAATTATACGATGTATGACGGTGTTCAGACTGCTCAAAACTCTAAACAGCGAGCTTTTGCAAGCAGCAATGATTTAACAAACGTCGTTAATTTTAAAAACAGTCATTATGCGGAGCCTAATTCCGTTTATTTTGGAAAAGCTAAAGGGAAAAATATTATTAAAATTCATTTGGAATCATTTCAGTCTTTTTTAATTGATTACAAATTAAATGGTCAGGAAGTGACACCTTTCTTAAATTCGTTGGCCCATGGAAATGACTTTACGTATTTTGATAACTTCTTTCATCAAACGGGACAAGGAAAAACATCAGATGCTGAGCTGATGATGGACAACTCTCTATACGGCCTTCCTCAAGGTTCCGCCTTTGTACTGAAAGGAAGCAATACGTATCAGGCAGCACCAGCTATTTTGGATCAAAAAGCTGGCTATACGAGCGCTGTGCTGCACGGAGACTATAAGACGTTTTGGAACCGTAACGAAATTTACAAGCAGTTCGGTGTGGATAAGTTCTTTGATGCAAGTTATTACAATATGACGGGTGAAAATAAAATTAATTATGGCTTAAAAGACAAACCGTTCTTTAAAGAATCTGTTCCAATGCTGCAGTCTTTACCACAGCCGTTCTATGCGCATTTAATTACGTTAACAAATCATTTTCCATTTTTACTTGGAAACAATGAGGCAAGCATACAGCCTGCTAACACGGGCGATGCAACAGTTGACCGTTATTTCCAAACGGCTCGTTATTTAGACGAATCATTGCAATCTTTCTTCCAAGAACTGAAAGCTTCTGGGCTTTATGATAATTCTGTGATTATGATTTATGGAGATCACTACGGTATTTCTGAAAATCATAATGCGGCAATGG contains the following coding sequences:
- a CDS encoding helix-turn-helix transcriptional regulator, giving the protein MTLINHVKELRAKHGYTQGDLAEKVGATRQTIAAIEKGNYVPSLLLGLTICDVFQLKMEDVFTLQKEEKNVE
- a CDS encoding ferric reductase-like transmembrane domain-containing protein, producing MATLLAQFSAHFPVWNTIRAAGLTSYLLMFVSVAAGISHSFSFFKPKRKKQLLLVHQSSGWFGLLFGMIHGLVLSLDQSIHFSISDILIPFTSDYKPISTGLGTISLYILFVLIITSDFIRQLGRKTWKAIHFLAFPGYLLALYHGITSGTDTQQPLIVGMYSITGCIVLILLFLRIQHQSSAPKNPKKAQEN
- a CDS encoding YolD-like family protein, with the protein product MILKALKKNKHVTVNYYENGLLQTFKGKIQNLNLTDQTLSLRDEKQNIFSIRLSGIKEIY
- a CDS encoding LTA synthase family protein, whose translation is MKRIVSKPLHYFILAAVLMWIKSYVAYKTEFNLGVSGVMQQMLLFINPVSSVLIFLGIGLFFKGKKAGAWILAGSFIMTLLLYSNVLYYRFFNDFVTLPTLLQTSNAGSMGGSIMDLLKAHDVFYFVDFIIYFFFFFSKKIDWHNEKVSVKNAVTILSLGFMVFSVNLTLAEIDRPQLLSRTFDRNYLVKYLGAYNYTMYDGVQTAQNSKQRAFASSNDLTNVVNFKNSHYAEPNSVYFGKAKGKNIIKIHLESFQSFLIDYKLNGQEVTPFLNSLAHGNDFTYFDNFFHQTGQGKTSDAELMMDNSLYGLPQGSAFVLKGSNTYQAAPAILDQKAGYTSAVLHGDYKTFWNRNEIYKQFGVDKFFDASYYNMTGENKINYGLKDKPFFKESVPMLQSLPQPFYAHLITLTNHFPFLLGNNEASIQPANTGDATVDRYFQTARYLDESLQSFFQELKASGLYDNSVIMIYGDHYGISENHNAAMEKVMGKEITPYENAQLQRVPLFIHVPGVKGGVNHTYGGEIDVVPTLLHLVGIDSKEFIQFGTDLFSKDHDDVVAFRNGNYVSPRYTLVDGTYYDSKTGQALKENNQMKAYKQKVAKELELSDQVLYGDLLRFHKLKDFQTVDPSKYMYGKEETETSAK
- a CDS encoding FAD:protein FMN transferase — its product is MSYSFKAMNTEFNVYQLETPVIKKVESWCYLVEETLSRFLPTSELSQLNSLNGRLFLPSKMLYEAVKTASYYYNETNGIFNPFLYHSIQTLGYNQSFEQLPNNQLPQEIAAFDAVNPIMIHKGMRSIQLASNVGLDLGGIAKGWSIQQMANQLKKKGTSLGGIDGGGDIVTWGPASKHWSIALSHPFDLSKNLMSIKVKSNSGIATSSVGKRLWKVNGHTHHHIIDGRISKPSSSELLQVTVVSEDLTVSEVYAKCMLILGWDAGLRLAKMHHPSLEVIAVTKEGEVLIEKNVKGQVYHYGYSPRAI